DNA sequence from the Podospora pseudocomata strain CBS 415.72m chromosome 2 map unlocalized CBS415.72m_2.2, whole genome shotgun sequence genome:
GCGGCGGACTACCTCAGGTTTATGTGCTTCCTAGCTGGGAAGGATATTCCGCAATctctgctgccgccggcCGGCAGGCTAAGGACTGTTGACGCAATTGGGACTCTGAAGGCGTATGCATTTATCTCCCAACGGAAGGAGCCAGATACTTACGACATCCATCGGCTGGTCCAAATATCGATGCTACGCTGGTTAGCTCAAAAGGGAGAGCGAAAGGAATGGACCGCCAAAGTGCTACAACGGCTTGATAATATGTTTCCCTCTCCAGATCACGGCAATAGAGAAGTGTGGATGAGCTATCTTCCGCATACGCAACATGTTTTTGAACTGCGGGAGAgggcggatgatgaggaggtgcCAACAGGTCTTCTGTCCAAAGTGGGCCAGAGCTTTCACAATTTAGGAAAATataaggaggccgagcagatgtaTCGGCAGACGCTACAGCTAtgtgagaaggtgttgggtaAGGAGCATCCTGGCACACttaccagcatgaacaaccttgcgagtgtgctcGATAGTCAGGGGAAgtacgaggaggccgagcagatgcatcgggAGGAGCTACAGCTAtgtgagaaggtgttgggtaAGGAACATCCCGACACACTTACCAGtatgaacaaccttgcgagtgtgctcgatagccaggggaagtacgaggaggccgagcagatgtaTCGGCAGACGCTACAGCTAcgtgagaaggtgttgggtaAGGAGCATCCTGGCACACTTACCAGTATaaacaaccttgcgagtgtgctcgatagccaggggaagtacgaggaggccgagcagatgtaTCGGCAGACGCAACAGCTAcgtgagaaggtgttgggtaAGGAGCATCCTGGCACACttaccagcatgaacaaccttgcgcttgtgctcaAAAAGCCAGGGAAgtacgaggaggccgagcagatgtaTCGGCAGACGCTACAGCTAcgtgagaaggtgttgggtaAGGAGCATCCTGGCACACttaccagcatgaacaaccttgcgcttgtgctcgatagccaggggaagtacgaggaggccgagcagatgtaTCGGCAGACGCTACAGCTAcgtgagaaggtgttgggtaAGGAGCATCCTGGCACACTTACCAGtatgaacaaccttgcgagtgtgctcgatagccaggggaagtacgaggaggccgagcagatgtaTCGGCAGACTCTACAGCTAcgtgagaaggtgttgggtaAGGAGCATCCTGGCACACTTGAGTAAGAAAGTCGTGCGGTATGTTTGAGAGTGTAGAGTACCAAGTTTTCTATTCCAAGTCTAAAGCACATTCGTTTGTTGCTTTACTCGCTCTTTCATGTTCTTTTATGTTTCCTTTTCATGTCTTGCCACAGGAAAGGTTTGGGAGGACGAGTTACTATTAGTTGTCGTTTATCGTTGAAATACAGCACTTATTTGTGGATTTTGCAGTatgtgtttgtttgtgtctCCGAATCCACACAGCGGGCACTGTCAATGGCCCGGAGTCCCGGAAACTACGGGTATTATGAAGAACCCGGAACTTCGGAGAACACGGGCATCATCGGTGGCCTGGGATTTTGGAAACCACGGACATCATCGATAGCCCGGAACCACGGAAACTGCGGCAGTGAAGGAACTGGAGGAAGTAAACACGAGGACTGGATGCTTATAACAGGCTCCTCTTGCAGCACATTCGAAGTGTTCTGTTTTCTCTCTTGTTAAGTCAAGCTATCAAGTCAAGGTTAATATACTGGTTTTCTACACTCTCTTTCAGAGCATAGTCCTCTGTCATTAAGTGCCTACTATCTTATTCACACTTCCCTATACCTTCCTCCTTACAGGGCACAGTTCCCTATACTTGTCTTCCTTCAGTAGCATTGCACACCGTCGTACAGCGCAGTCCAAGGAACCCTAGAGTTCTCAGGTTGTTGCTTCCACTTACTCGGCAGGACCTATTCAACTGGCCTGCCAGAGTTATAATTCATAACATTTATTTTAGCGTCTGGAGGTGGCCCGGCTCTACCCGAATGCTCCTTGTTGAGCAACCTTGAGGACTTAGCGGACTGAGAGGTGGGGAACCATCCACTCCCGTGCCTCGTAACATCGGGCGGTACTTGTTAATAGATAACAGTTGAGTTGTCCCTACAAGTGCTCCGAGTTTATACAGCTCCAAGGCCAGCCCCATCATAGCTCCAATTCGTGAATGCTGATATTCCTCCGTGTCGAGGACACAGTTGTATGCCTCGTCGAGCAGCACGTTCTTGTTTTTCCGAATCTTCCGCGTCCGTGACAGCCTTCAGGGCGGCGTCCCAGTCGTCCCAGTTGGCAAGGCCACAGAGAAAAACGAGACCCTGATGGCGGTAGGAGGAGCAGATGCTTTTTATCTGGTATGGGAGGAGGGCCTTGTAAAGCGCGACGATCCTCGCCTTTAGCTGGGGCAGGATCGATTCTAAAGACTCGTCGATGTGATCCTTCTCCAGGAGATATTCGGACGGGGCGTAATACCAATCCATTCTGGAGATAATGTGGGCGGTACCGGCAAGGTTGGTTCTTGTTCCTCTTAGCTGTAGCCCAAGGCAATCACCGGTTCCTGGAAGCGCAGCCGATGCAGCTTGTGGCACGCTTTGGAGTACTAAGTCAACCATTGCTTTAGCGGATAGGACGAAATCAGCGAGGTCGCCAACCCCGATACTTATCCTGGAAGCCTTGGATATTTTCTGTTGACCGTTttcaaccaaccccctctaTGTGCTTTTGTCGCGCGATTAGATCCTTCAGTTTGGCTCGGGGGTCGGCTGTGGAGGGCTCATCAGTCTGGCCGCCGAGAACTTTTTCCAGAATTTTCCTGTAGGACCCAACAAGATCTACATCCTCCAACTCAAGGCTGTCGTACGCGGCGTTCCATTGCCTCTCGGATGTGGAAATGGCAGGGGTTAGTTGCTGTAATGGCACTTGCGCGCAGCGCCCCAGTACTATCACCATATGTACACCACTGATCTGAGTCAAGCCGGCAAGCTTAACTCACctgtagcttttgatagcaatcatAGTTGGTTTGGTGCCAGTGGTTCTGCCTACCGTGACAGTTGCTCTGTAAACTCGGTTGCTGTTGACTTGTATCGGGGCTCGCCGGGAAGATGGGCTTTTTAAACCACCCGCTGCACCAGTTCGACATGTTCTCGGTAGAGATTACTTGAATAACGATACTTGCCGGGAAGAGGGATGCTatggcaacagcaacgacgacgagattTAACAGTGGCATTCTGCGCGATTTCGCCATACGACgaacacctacctacctttaAGGCCAAAGAAACCAATGTTGTGGTATCCGCTACGGATCGTTCAGGGCGGGCTCTTATTAAGCGGTTTGATGAACTGGACATCCGGTAGGATACCCTGGAGAGGCAGCTCCAGACATGATGTAGATTGTGTCGTACTAGGAAGAGGCTAGGAATCCAGATATCGTTTGAATACGTCGATGCCAGTCGGTCGCGGAATACGACAATGTGGCGGGGTCCCAAGCGAGTGTTTTCGTCCATCTCTGAACAGATGCTCTCCGAGCGAGCTATACAGCTTGATTCCGAAGAAGCCTCCAGCCAGCCATCCCTTTGGCATGAAGTGTATAATCTGATGTGATGCCCAGGGCCGTCCTGCCACCTAGGACCATACTGCTGGCGTGACTATTGGAAACAGGCGCTACAAGTTGAAGACTTGCCACCTCAGAAGCCTCATCAAATGCATATTTTCTTGCCACAGCCACTTTTGGCTGACGGTCATTGTAATCTCCGTTGATGTAATACCGTATATATCCTGCCGGGTACACAAGTGCGTGTGAGAGCACACGGTGTGGATGGTTAGATGCACAAATGGTCCGTCAGTGTCAGGCCAGTGCTGTGACAATAAATATTATAATAATGCTTTAAACCTCTTCTATAATTATTAAAGTAAAGGGCGAACAAATAACGACGCAGGTGACAATATAATCGTTAAAAAGATATTAATATTCAGCGATAGCGTTTAGGTAATCACGGTAAAGATTAACCTACGGAATTAAGGTAGTTTATAACGTTACGATAATATTTAATGCTTCATTAAATATAAACCGCAAAGTATACTATTTGACTTATAAGTTCTATCGCTACTAGAATTGGACATAATTATCTTCGACCCTAAGGCTGAGCTTTCGCGGGTAGGAAGAAACTATGCCGGTAGCTTGGAGGCCCTACTAAGCGTGACGACGTTTAGCGTCCAGATCAACTATCGTAGGAGCAGCGCAGGTCGTGGGAATAGCGTAAGTTGTAGGAAGGGGCACAGGGACGACGAGCAGGTGTGAGCGAGAAAGTAAAGTATTAATCAAAGCGCGCAAGGACAGCGACAGGTAGAAGCGGGGAAGATAAGTATTACCAGGCAAGCAAGAGTCAAAAATACCGCACTGCCCTCTATCGGGCCAGAAATATGCCGGTTATAATGGGAGACTGCGGCGTGAGATCAAAAGGGGTAAAGCTAACAAGACAGTGCGGTCAGTTACAATTACAGAAAATAGTGGTGTTAAGCCTTTTGCGGAAACTAAAAACCTTTAGGTACTAACTCAGCGGAAAAGTAGGGCAAAAAGTCATCCCGGAAGATAACATTGCAATCAACTATTTaactaggggagagcggacgggatcccgtatTTTCAGTTGtctatggtcgtatgtgacgGTCTGGGCTTCAGTTATACCTTCCGCCAGAATCTGGTGAAGGTTCAGCTGAGAAAGGGGATTTCTTGGAATTGGGAAATGATTAGCAGCTTTCGTGGATAGAAGTTCAGTGTTCAGGTTGTATCCAGTTGGAACAGACTATAGGAGCATCTTTGGGTCCTTCCCAAGCTCGGGTGCAGGTGTTTGGCTCGATGCTTCAACCTACCAGCATCTCTGCAATCTTTCTTCGGGAACAGTTTGCTGGTCCATCTGTGACAGATTGCAATGCACGCCCGTGGCGATGTTAGTCTGATGACCTGCCGAAGCTGTTCACCCTTCGAGCATGCTACCGTTATCGAGATCATGACCAACCCTGGAGTTATCCTCCCGCATGCGTACCTCCCCCTACGAACAACTCCGGACCAAACCTCCTTACTTACCCACATCGAACGTAGGCCACTCCTTCAGTTGTGCAACCTCCGTTAGCGGGTGGGTTTTGCACACTAAACGCCTCAGCCCTACCTATCTGACGTGTGCAACAGTAAGTACCATACATCAAGAcgccccttttctcccagCTATTATCCTTCCAAAACCACAAGCAGCTAAGTGCGAGGTCACCACTCGGCCTTTTCCGTGTGGATGTTGCCGCTAAACTACCGTCAACGGCGCAATAAACGTCCCACAACATATGCGGACCCgatccctctccctcgtcgtccATCTGACTGATTGATATCTGACAGAATTTCGGTGCCACAAATTTTGAACCAACGAGCCGGGTCAGGTCGTACACATCCCCAAGTCCACAGCTAATTCGCCGACATTTTTCTCCAATCACTTCAAAGCAAAAGCAGGAGCAAGGTAAAGGACAAGTAGTAAGTCAATGTAAATTTTGTCAATTCTTTCGTCGAAGTTCCCCCTCTGACTATGGCAGGCCTAACCCCACCCCCTATTCCCATCCCTTGCCGAGTGAGCTCATGTCTCACTCTTACCCATCCGACCCTTTCGCAGCCCACCATGATGTAAGCAGCCTCCCTGCCAGAGTCCCTTGCTTTCCCTGCCCCATAGATGCTTTTGATGATTCAATTCCAAATGCAACAAAGCAATTGATAGCCAAAACCTGAaaccccaaaaagaaaaagaaaatgtaCAATTGCCCTAGCTACAAAGTAAACCATGAAGGGAGAAAATATCTGGTATCTTTGATAGCGCACTGTTGGTGATagccttcctctccatgTTTTATGGGTATATAAGTAGAACGGCCGTGACGACATTATAGCTTTTCCCCTGAAAATATAGTAGTCCTCAACGCCTGGCGTGAgtgtgatgttgatggtgatgttaAATTACAGGAATACAAGAATGAAATAGGTCTGGTAAAAAAATGTGATAGGGTAAAACAATGTGCATTGAAGTGAAAAGGGTCAAAAGGAATGTTAAAAGGGGGTATCAAAGAAGATGAGTATGTGTAGGGTAAAAGATTGTATGCGGGTCGGTCGTAGCATCGTTACTCAAATGAGCATGAGATCGTGTAATGCCAAAAAATAAGAAAATAAAGCAGAAATTAGGGCTTGAACACCGCGTTGGTCAGAAAGAATTCTTCGCTGGCGGGTGTTGGCGTCACGATGGGTGATGTCGACGCAGTTGAGCAAGTAGtcgtggtgggaggggttgaagaggaagaaagagaggacgaggaggtctTGGCCTCAAGTTTGGAGAAAGGGATAGCCATCCTGGCAGGAGAACTGCTCTTCAGGAACATCTGGCTGCCCCGAGTGCGATTCCACTTTTTTCTCTCGACATCAGAGACTGGGTCCTCCTTCGCCACGGACATTGCAGGCTCCTCCTTTACCACGGACACCACTGGCTCCTCCTTCGCCACGGCCTCTGTCCCACCCATGTTGCTAATCGTTTGCTCAACGTCGGCAAGGAGAGCATACACGTCATTGTCAGCGTAGATGCGAATCGTCTCCGCCCTTTTCAGGGTCGTGACAGACTCCCCAGTCTTCTCTTTGGCCGCCGCAGTCTCCTCGGTCAAGGGATCCTCCATGATGGTTGAGGGAACTTGAGCTACCACTCgctgaggagaggaggaaggcgaagaggaaggcgaggtttGTGTGAAGGCAGTCTTCGTGGGGCTTCTCGGAGGAGTTGACATGCTGGTCGGGCAGTTCAGGGGGCGAACTCCCATAGCGAGCTGCAGAGACTCGCTCACACTAGCAACGCCCGTGGGTGGGACGGCCAGGGTGGCTGCGGCGGCGACGTGCTCCAGAAGCTTCTGGCGGACCCGCATGCGCCGGTTCTCAGCGTGTTCGAGTTTGGTAACCCAGTCATCAATCGAAGCGTCAAGCTCAGCAAGGGCTTCCTCTTGCTTCAGCATCGAGTCGTGACTGAACTTGGCCGTCCGGGGTGATCGCAGATATTGGCAGATCCGAGTGTGTAGGTTGCGTCGTCCAGCACGAAGCGAGGTGTAGGTACGGCGAAGGTATTCAGTGCGCTCATCAAGCTGACGAAGTTCTCTAGAGAGATTGTCGACGTCATCTTTTCTTAGTACCTCAAACCTAGCCGCCTGCTGAAGAGCTTGCTTGTGTAAAGCAGCTGCCTCAACAGGGCTAAGCATATTGACCGCATCACTTGCCTTCCACCCTTTGGGCAGTTGCTCAAATGCTCGTCGCTCCGCACTGGAGCTTCTCTTGGATTCTCCTCGCCGCGACATAGCGCGAAGAGTGAGATCCGACCGCTTCCGCGGCCGACCTCTCTCCATGATACTTCCTGTATCCGACACATTTCTGGTGTGGCCTTGGAAAACTTGTGGTGTTTCGTCATTGGGTTCGGCCTTTGGCGTGGCCGAGGGATCCGGTGAGCCTTCTTTGGGGGTCCCGacaagcgcatagttcgTAACACGTTCCCATGGTCTGGGTGATGATCGATGCTCGATGGGAGCGGACATGGGAGCGGATACAGGTGTGGGGAGCGTCGAGTTGGTCATGGCGGTAGTGGCGGCCGATGCAGGTGTCAAGGCAGCTGAACAGGGGGTGAAGGGAGTCTTGATTCTTGGGGAATCATCCGTCCTCGCCGACCGTAGTGGCATGTCCACAGGTGTGCTGCCCGATCGAAGCCGATTGAGTGAGGCCTGTTGTGTTAAACGAGGAACTGCTGATGTTGAAGCTGGAATAACCAGAGGCGTAAGACTTTTTGGCGATAATGGTTGCCGGAGTTCTCCGTGGCTCCTAAATCCACCTCGAAGTTCGTGTTTTTGTTCCGGAGATTGCTCCAACGTTGGTGACAGGAAGTCGACCATCTGGTTCTGCTTCCACGATGCTCCCGGTGCGCTAATCGAGCGCTCATGGAAAGGTGGTCGGCCTGGAATCGTGGCTATGGTGGGGTTAGTCCAAGCACATGAAAGCGCTCGTGTTGGTTGGGAATGGTAACATACGGGAATCCATGGCCACTTCTTGTACGGTTGTCATAGGTCCCAAATCCGGGACGCTAACCTTTCGTCTGCGGATGAGGTTGTGTTCCTTGATCCGTATCCTGAGCCCTGCCGCGGCAGGAGTTTTTTCGCCCTTCTCCCCGTTTTGTAACATGGCCAACGCAAACGCTTGCTCGGGGTCCAGAGCCTTCCCAGGGCAAGTAGCTACTTGCCTCTCTTTAGGGAAGAGCTGGTATTTCCTCTCTGTCGTCTGCTGCATTCTCCACGCAAATGGTTTGATCTCACCAGATGAGGTAGTGTTTAGCTGTCTCGACGTGTAAGCTCACAGCCAATGCCACGACAAGGGAGGGAATTATGTTTGGGGGTTAAAGTGGCTGCATACCGAATCATTGGAAGCTTGGGGGGTGACTGCTTTTGATATAGTGTTGAGGCTAAGTGGAAGGTCGTCCGAGTCGGAACCAGAACCGCCCAAGCAGTTGGCAATGTGAGCCATTGGTGTGGTGTGAACGCAAAGCCGAATCTGTGTAAGAGGTATATAGTCGCACTGGCccggaggatgtggtgcaGTTAAGGGCCAGGAAATGTTCTATGCTTCCCGTGTCTGTCGACTGGTTGATAGGCTGGAGGAGTTGACGGTATGTATGCACTTGTTTTCTCCAACCAGGACGCCCACGAGTTCTTAAGAGTCTGATAGAAATTCGAGACCGGACAGGCCCCCCAAAGTGGATAATAAACCCCAGGCCCTGCTCACCAGGGGCAAAGAGTTGAATCGTGTGTGACAGGGAAAGACAGGCAGAGCGCAGTGCACGGAGATGAGGGTTGGCACATGGCAACCCCATATCTTTGCGGTGGGGGTGCACAGTACAGAAAGCTGCCAGGACAAGACCTGCCATTGAGGACCCCTTGCCTCGACATCTTTGGTGATTTCTCCCAGAGGTACTTCTGCGGCTTGGACACAAGAGAGGCACCGGGGGAAAGGGGCCTGAGACAAGCCATCGTTGTTGTCGCGCCCCGGTAGCAATCCGAGCTGTTGAGAATTGGGGGGTACACAACGCACAACGGCGTCCGAGGCGAGCAGTCGGGTACCCAGGACCCTGGCTTGACAGCTCAAAGCGGAAAAGCCGCCGTCGAGATACATGATGAGACAtgcccagaagaagagaaaaagctGCTGCGAGAGGCACAGAGTGATGAAACCGCTTAGACCAGTTCAGGGCCGACCGAGCATCCCTGCTAGGAAGACAGGGGGCTTCCACCGCAgccccaccacccacgcaTCTCGCCGCAACCCAAGACTGGACGTGCCTGTCCATATCTGGCCGCCGCTATGAACTACTCCTCCACAGATATCTTCCAGCAGACCAATGGGTGACCCATGGCTAAATGAAGGGACGTTGGTAGAGCTGGGGTGCAGCATCTGAGAGTGCAGCATGTGCGGGATAGCCAGCACGGCATCAGTGTCGACGCAAACCTTCCGTGCTCTGAAGAGACGGAATAAAATAAAGAAAGAGAGGGCAGAGCCAGAAGAAAGCAGTGGTCGGAAAATGTCCTGAAAGTTTCATGGATATCTGAGCTTTGCAGTTGACGTTCATGCCGATTACCTGCTGGTTTTAGAAGAGGAGCTCCCGTCTTCAGTGTCCGGCTGTTGCGGATCGATACCGAAGAGGTTGAATCGGCAgtcttgttgaagatggatgCAGAACCTGGTGTCGTCCCTTCTCCTCAACGACCCCGCAATCAGAGGCTTGGGAGCTCATCGGGGACGGGAACGCGATAGAACCCCTCTTCATAACCCAGTGCCTACCCAGTAGTTGGCCCAGCTTGAGAGCGGGAGGCAACATGACATCCAGCCCGTGGATATGTCGGTTCTGAGGTCCTTGCAATGACCCCGGGTCAGTGGTGCTCAGGACGATATCCCGATACCGCTCCTACTTCTGCTCGACACGATTCTTCAGGGCCTCTCTATGAGTGGGCATACACGGTGAGATTGTGAAGATTGTAACATCGCGCCGGTCAGGGTGATGGGCTAGGCCGATGCTTGATGGCTCGCACGGACCTCTCGACTTTGCGATGCTGTAACTAAACAGCTGATTGGTGGGCTGGTGCATGAAAGGAGTCGTAGGGACTGGAAAGGCGAATGAAGAAGCCTGCTTGAGGCGTCTGAGAGCGGCTGTATCCTGTGATCGGTTGCGTAAGAAGAGGAACAAGCGCGAGATTCGCAATCGCTTCGCGGCAACCCCACGTTAACGGTTGTTGCGCCTCAGATCGACGTCCAGCTCACCAGTGTCATCTGAACTGGCACCTTCCCGGCAGGGCAGGGCAACGGTAGTTGACGGCGCCGGCGATATGGGGACGGAGCCATCCGCGTGAGCTCAGGCATTCTCTTGGTGTGACGGAGTCGAGGATGGACGTTGGCAGTGGGGTCCTGTTCGAACTCAAGGACAAACAACTGCCCCACTATGCGGTCCGATAGTTGCTTCACGTTGGGCGGGAGGGCATGAAGCCGGTGGCAAGATCGAAGACGTCACTGAATGAATCACTGTAGTGTATCATGGAACTTGTTTCTGCTCGAACCTGGCAAAAATTGGCCACTGTCATGCGTCCAAAAATGGAAGTTCTTGAAGTTGAATGACACTCCATGGCAGGCAGCATGGAAGTGAGGGGTAAGGTGAATTGCGGGACGTTACTAGCGGCGTTTGTAAAAGGAACTcaactcaacaccaccaccagcaaaatAACCTACTTCTTGAGCtctggccgccgccgctaATCATGAGAAATCAGTTCTCTTGCTCGTTATTTCCACGTGGCGGGTTCGATCTTCGTTTGCGGCATGTTCTAGTCATGATCCAGGCCTTCTTCCTGCTTGGCTTTCAACGGCCGTCAGAGAAGCAGAGAACCTCATCTTCGAATCCGCCCGGCCCAGAAACGCCGCCTTTGCAACAGCAGGACAAGCCGCTAACTTGTCAATGCGCTTCATGACTCCAGCCATATTCAGGATGGTCGAGAACAGACCCTGGAAGACCACGTGCCTCAAGACAGACACAGCTAAACCTTGTGGACCACACATTCTTGACCATATTGACAAAGGGGACTGACACATGTGCGTTGCATGCAAATACCTATCTACATACACGTCAACAACCCATCTCTTCCCTCGTTGGCAACGCGTAGACATCACGAGTACTCATCTTCGACATACAAGCGAGCTGTCCACACAACACCTTCAGTAGGATATATTCTCTCGACACTTTCTCTAGCTTAATGATCAATTCCTCCTCTCAGCCTCGACATCACGCAGCATGTAGCTGGGCTTGGCGGTTCGTCTGATCTTTAGAGTCGCAATACTCCGACTGCAATGCAAGATGTCTGTACAGACTGGTTTCTCGCATCACGCAAGACGATCACAGCGCTAATGGATACATCTACCAGATTTTTGATGAAGCTGGATCTCTTGGTAGTGGTTCTGCAGAGTGATGGTATTTCC
Encoded proteins:
- a CDS encoding uncharacterized protein (EggNog:ENOG503P18Y; COG:S), whose amino-acid sequence is MVIVLGRCAQVPLQQLTPAISTSERQWNAAYDSLELEDVDLVGSYRKILEKRGLVENGQQKISKASRISIGVGDLADFVLSAKAMVDLVLQSVPQAASAALPGTGDCLGLQLRGTRTNLAGTAHIISRMDWYYAPSEYLLEKDHIDESLESILPQLKARIVALYKALLPYQIKSICSSYRHQGLVFLCGLANWDDWDAALKAVTDAEDSEKQERAARRGIQLCPRHGGISAFTNWSYDGAGLGAV
- a CDS encoding uncharacterized protein (COG:S; EggNog:ENOG503P2JZ), producing MQQTTERKYQLFPKERQVATCPGKALDPEQAFALAMLQNGEKGEKTPAAAGLRIRIKEHNLIRRRKVSVPDLGPMTTVQEVAMDSPTIPGRPPFHERSISAPGASWKQNQMVDFLSPTLEQSPEQKHELRGGFRSHGELRQPLSPKSLTPLVIPASTSAVPRLTQQASLNRLRSGSTPVDMPLRSARTDDSPRIKTPFTPCSAALTPASAATTAMTNSTLPTPVSAPMSAPIEHRSSPRPWERVTNYALVGTPKEGSPDPSATPKAEPNDETPQVFQGHTRNVSDTGSIMERGRPRKRSDLTLRAMSRRGESKRSSSAERRAFEQLPKGWKASDAVNMLSPVEAAALHKQALQQAARFEVLRKDDVDNLSRELRQLDERTEYLRRTYTSLRAGRRNLHTRICQYLRSPRTAKFSHDSMLKQEEALAELDASIDDWVTKLEHAENRRMRVRQKLLEHVAAAATLAVPPTGVASVSESLQLAMGVRPLNCPTSMSTPPRSPTKTAFTQTSPSSSPSSSPQRVVAQVPSTIMEDPLTEETAAAKEKTGESVTTLKRAETIRIYADNDVYALLADVEQTISNMGGTEAVAKEEPVVSVVKEEPAMSVAKEDPVSDVERKKWNRTRGSQMFLKSSSPARMAIPFSKLEAKTSSSSLSSSSTPPTTTTCSTASTSPIVTPTPASEEFFLTNAVFKP